The Virgibacillus sp. MSP4-1 genome has a segment encoding these proteins:
- a CDS encoding sensor histidine kinase, which translates to MSLKQMPIRWKITILSFGVVLFSVFIGGIILIGESIEAKEEELGNRGLTIGRTVANLPEIQSSLIKPDGWNTINPIVERIRTINNASYIVVLNMNRIRFSHPDETQLGTLSSGKDEGPSYAEHSYVSKAQGEVGRAVRSFVPIMNQQHEQIGVVIVGHMMPSIWDLLLSFKNEILTIFIIVVLFGMAGSWLLARHIKEQTYQLEPYEIVQLLVERTAAFQAMNEGIIAMDRSEEIIIFNSKAQEILGVTDDPSGKDLHQVIYDQSFVRFIREQGERYREEIRFHDKFIMCSRVPIKINEEVAGAVVVFQDRTDLTRMAEELTGVRSFVDALRVQRHEHLNQLHTVAGLIQLGQTARALNEVLHITDTQQELTQFLGRRIKDYSIAGLLIGKVGRGKELDISVSISEECQLNEYPPLLDQHDFVLILGNLIENAFAALQKLNHREKWIHILIYQDSDQCQIHVEDNGTGIPEWDAARIFEKGFTTKEEEDAGFGLFLVKNTVEKGLGDIQVISNEGQGTSFVITFPMTTMEEAVK; encoded by the coding sequence ATGTCCTTAAAACAAATGCCTATTCGCTGGAAAATAACTATTCTTTCATTTGGTGTTGTTCTTTTTTCCGTATTTATAGGGGGAATCATTTTAATAGGGGAGTCCATTGAGGCAAAGGAAGAAGAACTGGGAAATCGAGGTTTAACCATAGGACGAACGGTTGCCAATCTCCCGGAAATTCAGAGCAGTCTTATAAAACCAGATGGCTGGAATACGATAAATCCTATTGTCGAGCGAATTCGTACGATCAACAATGCCAGCTATATTGTCGTTTTAAATATGAACCGCATTCGTTTTTCACATCCGGATGAAACTCAATTAGGTACATTATCTTCCGGAAAGGATGAAGGTCCTTCCTATGCCGAACATAGCTATGTTTCCAAAGCACAGGGGGAAGTTGGAAGAGCTGTACGGTCTTTTGTTCCAATTATGAACCAGCAGCATGAACAAATTGGAGTCGTCATTGTTGGACATATGATGCCATCCATTTGGGATTTGCTGCTAAGTTTTAAAAATGAAATTCTCACTATATTTATTATCGTTGTTCTGTTTGGAATGGCAGGATCCTGGCTATTAGCCCGGCATATTAAAGAGCAAACCTATCAACTGGAGCCTTATGAAATTGTTCAGCTTCTGGTGGAACGGACAGCAGCTTTCCAGGCCATGAATGAGGGAATCATTGCTATGGATAGATCAGAAGAGATCATTATTTTTAATTCTAAAGCCCAGGAGATTCTGGGAGTAACAGATGACCCGTCAGGTAAGGATTTACATCAGGTGATATACGATCAATCGTTTGTCAGATTTATTAGGGAGCAGGGAGAACGATATCGTGAAGAGATTCGTTTTCATGACAAATTCATTATGTGCAGCCGGGTACCCATAAAGATTAATGAGGAGGTGGCAGGTGCTGTTGTGGTCTTTCAGGATCGAACAGATCTGACCAGAATGGCTGAGGAGCTAACGGGTGTTCGTTCCTTTGTGGACGCCTTGCGTGTACAGCGACATGAACATTTAAATCAATTGCACACGGTTGCAGGCTTGATCCAGTTAGGACAGACCGCCCGTGCTTTAAATGAGGTATTACATATAACAGATACACAGCAGGAGCTGACTCAATTCCTGGGAAGACGCATCAAGGATTATAGTATTGCAGGGCTTTTGATTGGTAAAGTCGGACGGGGAAAGGAGCTTGATATATCCGTAAGTATTAGTGAGGAATGTCAGCTGAATGAATATCCTCCTTTACTGGATCAGCATGATTTCGTACTGATTCTCGGAAATTTGATAGAGAATGCCTTTGCTGCTCTTCAAAAGCTGAATCATCGTGAAAAATGGATTCATATTTTAATATACCAGGATTCTGATCAATGTCAGATTCATGTGGAGGATAATGGTACCGGAATTCCTGAATGGGATGCGGCAAGAATCTTTGAAAAAGGGTTCACAACAAAAGAAGAAGAGGATGCAGGCTTCGGGTTGTTTCTGGTAAAAAATACTGTTGAAAAAGGACTGGGTGATATTCAGGTGATCTCGAATGAAGGTCAAGGAACAAGCTTTGTCATCACCTTTCCGATGACAACGATGGAGGAGGCTGTCAAATAG
- a CDS encoding response regulator, whose product MKDPIKVFIIEDDPMVLEVNRQFVERIDEFVVTGAAKDGNEAVKKIGQEEPDLILLDIFMPVKNGMEVIKQLRICQYQTDIIVITAANDKETLRTMLHNGAIDYIIKPFTFERLQKALHNYRAYVRNLSGEQLLNQNQIDAFSPLLSSSDRNTSYAQMSSSIDDQLPKGLNKQTLKQILAFLKRQASSVSAEETADGIGIARVTARRYLDYLQRNEKVEMDLRYGEVGRPVNRYILIDGEIDKK is encoded by the coding sequence GTGAAAGATCCTATTAAAGTTTTTATTATTGAGGATGACCCAATGGTGTTAGAGGTGAATCGGCAGTTTGTTGAGAGAATTGATGAGTTTGTGGTGACAGGTGCGGCAAAGGACGGCAATGAAGCGGTTAAAAAGATTGGACAGGAAGAGCCAGATCTCATTCTATTAGATATCTTTATGCCTGTTAAGAATGGGATGGAGGTCATAAAGCAATTGAGAATCTGCCAGTATCAAACAGATATTATTGTGATAACAGCAGCTAATGATAAAGAAACTCTTCGGACCATGCTGCACAATGGCGCTATTGATTATATTATAAAGCCATTTACATTTGAACGTCTCCAAAAAGCACTCCATAATTATCGTGCATATGTCAGGAATCTGTCAGGTGAACAATTGCTGAATCAGAACCAGATTGATGCGTTCTCTCCTTTACTCTCATCATCTGATAGAAACACATCATATGCTCAGATGTCATCTTCTATAGACGATCAACTCCCAAAAGGATTAAACAAACAAACACTTAAACAGATTCTTGCATTCTTAAAAAGGCAGGCTAGTTCGGTTTCTGCCGAAGAAACTGCAGATGGCATAGGTATTGCACGTGTGACAGCCAGAAGATATTTAGACTATTTGCAGCGAAATGAAAAAGTAGAAATGGATTTACGATATGGCGAAGTCGGCCGCCCAGTTAATCGTTATATTCTTATTGATGGTGAAATTGATAAAAAATAG
- a CDS encoding DUF1850 domain-containing protein — protein MIRDQQILMKSTRFKTFGAGVPSSAGKDTFIKDGWVYMVDINREIGNELAIRTGRSTHHQIQSQNKKVKLIPQTSYSVKVDTLQLAKAIFLMMK, from the coding sequence GTGATCAGGGACCAACAAATATTAATGAAATCAACACGTTTTAAAACATTTGGTGCAGGGGTGCCAAGTTCTGCAGGAAAAGACACCTTTATAAAAGATGGCTGGGTATATATGGTTGATATAAACCGGGAAATTGGAAACGAACTGGCAATACGAACAGGCAGGAGTACCCATCATCAAATTCAAAGTCAAAATAAAAAAGTGAAATTAATTCCACAGACATCCTATTCTGTAAAAGTTGATACACTTCAATTAGCAAAAGCCATTTTCCTAATGATGAAATAG
- a CDS encoding alpha/beta-type small acid-soluble spore protein: MTDRNNHKILVPEARQGLDRLKAQVAHTSSPDEAKYEIAEEQGIPLQHRDNGDLKAKDAGKIGGEMGGNMVREMIKIAEEQYSRKQ, encoded by the coding sequence ATGACCGATAGAAATAACCATAAAATTCTTGTACCTGAGGCTCGCCAAGGTCTGGACCGTCTGAAGGCACAAGTTGCTCATACCAGCTCTCCTGATGAGGCTAAATATGAAATCGCTGAGGAACAGGGTATACCCCTTCAGCACCGTGACAATGGAGATCTAAAAGCAAAGGATGCCGGGAAAATTGGCGGCGAAATGGGCGGCAACATGGTACGGGAAATGATAAAAATAGCTGAGGAGCAATATAGCCGAAAGCAGTAA
- a CDS encoding DctP family TRAP transporter solute-binding subunit: protein MKSWISTLLFLFAGMCTIIFFSLDLKESAATYVYDDEQETLDDQIVIRFSHVVAENTPKGRAVRRFADLVHERTDGKVSVEVYSNGILYSDQNQWQALKDGKVEMIAPATSQVAQYVPSFQVLDLPYAFPNAKAADEAYKGPIGQTLLKDLEQEEVKGLSFWHEGYKQVTNHKRPLQGPEDFYRLHFRSIPSPVIETQFEALHASTSILPFNKTYKNLEVEFINGQENTVSNIYTKKFYEVQDFITISNHAYLGNVVIINEEFWDRLSTEIQEAIGKSLDETTDWVRRHSIEINDQHMRNLRRLDEMRIHTLSPNQTSEWKQALEPVYKKTEDVVSEELMNEIYRLQHKYGYK from the coding sequence ATGAAGTCCTGGATTTCTACTCTACTTTTTTTGTTTGCCGGAATGTGTACAATCATTTTTTTCAGTCTGGATTTAAAGGAATCAGCCGCCACCTATGTATATGATGACGAACAGGAAACATTAGATGATCAAATTGTCATTCGATTCAGTCACGTTGTGGCAGAAAACACTCCTAAAGGGAGAGCAGTCCGTCGCTTTGCAGACCTGGTCCATGAGCGAACAGATGGAAAAGTCAGTGTTGAAGTTTATTCAAATGGAATTTTATATTCTGATCAAAATCAATGGCAGGCTTTAAAGGATGGCAAGGTGGAAATGATTGCTCCAGCTACATCACAAGTGGCTCAATATGTCCCCTCCTTTCAGGTATTGGATCTTCCCTATGCATTTCCCAATGCAAAGGCCGCAGACGAGGCATACAAGGGGCCGATTGGACAGACTTTACTGAAGGACCTGGAGCAGGAGGAAGTAAAAGGATTAAGCTTTTGGCACGAGGGCTATAAGCAAGTGACCAATCATAAACGTCCTTTACAGGGACCTGAAGACTTTTACCGATTACATTTCAGAAGTATACCCAGTCCTGTTATAGAAACACAATTCGAGGCCCTTCATGCCAGCACCAGTATACTGCCTTTCAATAAAACCTATAAAAATTTAGAAGTTGAGTTTATCAATGGTCAGGAAAATACGGTATCGAATATTTATACGAAAAAGTTTTATGAAGTTCAGGATTTCATTACGATAAGCAACCATGCTTATTTAGGGAATGTAGTCATTATAAACGAAGAATTCTGGGACCGTTTATCAACAGAAATTCAGGAGGCAATCGGCAAGTCGCTGGACGAAACAACAGATTGGGTTCGCAGGCATTCGATTGAAATCAATGATCAGCACATGCGTAACTTAAGAAGATTGGATGAAATGAGGATCCATACACTCTCGCCCAACCAAACATCAGAGTGGAAACAAGCCTTGGAACCTGTATACAAGAAAACAGAAGATGTTGTCAGTGAGGAATTGATGAATGAGATTTATCGGCTTCAGCATAAATATGGATATAAGTAG
- a CDS encoding long-chain fatty acid--CoA ligase, whose translation MMNTPLTLVQKIERAEKYFSKKQVISRTGSTIHRLTYKDIGQRARALSSALEKLGIQKGDRVATLAWNHHRHLEAYFAVPCMGAVLHMANFRLSREHLSYILNHAEDKVLLIDEDIVPVVEQVQDQLETVKAYVIMTDANQLPSTSLSPVYSYEELVAEGDSDYQYNTDLLDENDPAAMCYTSATTGKPKGVEYTHRGLVLHSMALGLSDTLGLSESDVLMPVVPMFHVNAWGLPFASTWFGTTQVLPGPMFTPKLLAEFIEEEKVTLTAGVPTIWLGLLNELEQHDYDMSSLRAVVCGGSAAPRGIIRAFESQHGIPFLHAYGLTETTPVVTAARLKSYQQDLPEEEKLDVRSKQGIIVPGLEAKVVNDRGEVRPDGKEMGELLVRGPWIASEYYNDERTADAFQDGWLHTGDIATIDEEGNIKLVDRTKDLIKSGGEWISSVDIENVLMAHEAVFEAAVVAVPHPKWMERPVACVVLKDAYKDQIGKEDLLDDMRPQFAKWWLPDDIVFMDELPKTSVGKFLKRSLRDQLKDHLMENA comes from the coding sequence ATGATGAATACGCCTTTAACGTTAGTTCAAAAGATTGAACGGGCTGAAAAGTACTTCAGTAAAAAACAGGTGATCTCCCGGACAGGTTCAACCATTCACCGTCTGACCTACAAAGATATCGGGCAGAGAGCACGTGCCCTGTCCAGTGCCCTGGAAAAGCTCGGGATTCAAAAAGGAGACCGTGTGGCTACACTTGCCTGGAATCATCATCGTCATTTAGAAGCCTATTTTGCTGTTCCTTGCATGGGAGCTGTACTGCATATGGCTAATTTTCGACTGTCCCGGGAGCATTTGAGCTATATCCTGAATCATGCAGAAGATAAAGTGCTTTTAATTGATGAAGACATTGTTCCGGTGGTTGAGCAGGTTCAGGATCAGCTGGAAACGGTCAAAGCTTATGTAATCATGACTGATGCGAATCAGCTCCCTTCAACATCATTATCCCCTGTCTATTCCTATGAAGAACTAGTAGCTGAAGGCGATTCTGACTACCAGTATAATACCGATCTATTGGATGAAAATGACCCGGCAGCGATGTGCTATACATCTGCAACAACAGGCAAGCCAAAAGGAGTTGAATATACTCATCGCGGGCTCGTCCTGCATAGTATGGCATTGGGGTTAAGTGATACGCTTGGGCTTTCGGAATCTGATGTACTGATGCCGGTTGTACCGATGTTTCATGTGAATGCCTGGGGTCTACCGTTTGCTTCCACGTGGTTTGGGACCACACAGGTTTTGCCAGGACCGATGTTTACCCCTAAGCTTTTGGCTGAATTCATTGAAGAAGAAAAGGTTACTTTGACAGCGGGTGTACCGACGATCTGGTTAGGACTGTTAAACGAACTGGAGCAGCATGACTATGATATGAGCAGCCTGCGTGCGGTTGTCTGTGGTGGGTCGGCTGCCCCTCGAGGGATTATTCGTGCGTTTGAATCACAGCATGGAATCCCATTCTTGCATGCCTATGGTTTAACAGAGACCACTCCAGTTGTGACTGCAGCAAGACTGAAAAGCTATCAGCAGGATTTACCTGAAGAAGAGAAGCTTGATGTCCGCTCTAAACAGGGAATTATTGTCCCTGGACTGGAGGCGAAAGTCGTCAACGATCGCGGAGAAGTCAGGCCAGATGGAAAAGAGATGGGAGAATTGCTTGTCAGAGGTCCGTGGATTGCCAGTGAATATTATAATGATGAGCGCACAGCGGATGCTTTCCAGGATGGCTGGCTGCATACAGGTGATATTGCAACCATTGATGAGGAAGGAAATATTAAGTTAGTGGACCGTACGAAGGATTTAATTAAAAGTGGCGGAGAATGGATTTCTTCCGTCGATATTGAAAATGTACTTATGGCACACGAAGCCGTTTTCGAGGCTGCCGTCGTTGCCGTTCCACATCCGAAGTGGATGGAACGACCGGTTGCATGTGTCGTCTTAAAAGATGCCTATAAAGATCAAATAGGAAAGGAAGACCTGCTGGATGATATGCGTCCTCAATTTGCGAAGTGGTGGCTTCCGGATGACATTGTCTTTATGGATGAATTGCCAAAAACCTCTGTTGGTAAATTCCTGAAACGTTCACTACGGGATCAGTTAAAGGATCATTTAATGGAGAATGCTTAA
- a CDS encoding heme biosynthesis protein HemY, translated as MEVKMNRLAGKELKRMLATKEAEGKMIRVSVSHVHGDHAHYDIGIDTPKEDDEIVKTDKDVDILLSKQEEEWLDGIWIQFFQVPEEEFVVTNPKKGHHHHH; from the coding sequence ATGGAAGTAAAAATGAACCGCTTAGCCGGTAAGGAACTTAAGCGTATGTTAGCGACCAAGGAAGCTGAAGGAAAAATGATTCGGGTCAGTGTGTCCCATGTACACGGAGATCACGCCCATTATGATATTGGTATCGATACACCTAAAGAAGATGATGAAATTGTAAAGACAGATAAAGATGTAGACATTTTATTAAGTAAACAGGAAGAAGAATGGCTGGATGGGATTTGGATTCAGTTCTTCCAGGTTCCGGAAGAAGAGTTTGTCGTTACAAATCCGAAAAAGGGACACCATCATCACCATTAA
- a CDS encoding alpha/beta hydrolase yields the protein MKKKIIIFASIFLGLVIIGAGFAVHYFYGEAVKRGQEVELYRGSEPATAEVEAENQILQEGKQWYQKQSFETMTQNSYDDLTLKADFLKNEQSTGKAVILAHGYRGHKEQMDDYVKFYYDQGFDILMPDARGHGESEGDYIGYGWHDRRDLLGWTDILIEKKNAEQIFWHGNSMGAATVLMASGEQLPEEVKGIVADSGYTTVKDELTHQLKYLYGLPSFPLLDLTSLFTKVRAGYTFEEASAMEQVKKNTKPLFIIHGAIDELVPTDMAHEIYEAAGGEKELWIVPDAGHTKAFTVAPKEFQQKVGSFIEQNTK from the coding sequence ATGAAGAAAAAAATCATCATATTCGCAAGTATTTTTCTAGGACTGGTTATTATTGGCGCAGGATTTGCTGTCCATTATTTTTATGGCGAGGCCGTTAAGCGTGGACAGGAAGTGGAGCTTTATCGTGGGTCAGAGCCGGCAACAGCAGAGGTAGAAGCTGAAAATCAAATTCTTCAGGAAGGAAAGCAGTGGTATCAGAAGCAATCTTTTGAAACCATGACACAAAACTCCTATGACGATTTAACTTTAAAAGCGGACTTCCTGAAAAATGAGCAGTCAACAGGTAAAGCCGTGATACTGGCTCATGGCTATCGCGGCCATAAAGAACAGATGGACGACTATGTAAAGTTCTATTATGATCAGGGTTTTGATATATTAATGCCTGATGCACGAGGCCATGGGGAAAGTGAAGGAGACTATATTGGCTACGGCTGGCATGATCGCAGGGACCTATTAGGCTGGACTGATATTTTAATTGAAAAGAAAAACGCTGAACAGATCTTCTGGCATGGAAATTCCATGGGTGCAGCCACTGTTTTAATGGCAAGTGGGGAGCAGTTGCCTGAAGAAGTAAAAGGGATAGTTGCTGATAGCGGCTACACAACGGTGAAAGATGAATTAACCCACCAATTAAAATACTTATATGGATTGCCTTCATTCCCATTGCTGGATCTCACAAGTCTGTTTACGAAGGTGCGGGCAGGCTATACCTTTGAAGAGGCTTCGGCTATGGAGCAGGTAAAGAAGAATACAAAACCGCTCTTTATTATCCATGGGGCGATTGATGAGCTCGTTCCGACAGACATGGCACATGAGATTTATGAAGCAGCAGGCGGGGAAAAAGAATTGTGGATTGTACCGGATGCAGGTCACACTAAAGCATTTACAGTTGCACCTAAGGAGTTTCAGCAGAAAGTAGGTTCATTTATCGAGCAAAATACAAAGTAA
- a CDS encoding TAXI family TRAP transporter solute-binding subunit: MRKRILFVLLFTLSMILAACGGGNEAGSDGSGEGSGDSSGNSDSQSIVFGTGGTSGTYYPIGGALKPIFEESEFVDNVTVESTGASVANIQNIQDGLNQMAIVMSDVAYDAIEGTGQFEGNQADVQAVAGMYQNVVQVIAMSDSGIESIEDLEGKRVGVGKVGSGVEQSAKKVLEAVDLTYDDLDKVTHTGYADSVQEMKNGNLDAAFFTSGVPNSNITDIMQQHEVNFVEIKGDVANRLMDTYPFYKPFTIEAGNEAQYNLENEVQTVGIQNMIIVSPDLSEDAVYDITKRYYDYLGTDEVAVSALKHLPRDEIAKGLIAPLHPGAKKFYEEKGLLE; encoded by the coding sequence ATGCGTAAACGTATTTTATTTGTACTTCTCTTTACATTATCTATGATATTAGCAGCATGTGGAGGGGGTAATGAAGCAGGTTCAGACGGTTCCGGCGAAGGTTCTGGTGACAGTTCCGGCAACTCTGATAGTCAATCTATTGTTTTTGGAACAGGTGGAACATCAGGGACTTATTATCCCATCGGCGGGGCATTAAAACCTATTTTTGAAGAAAGTGAATTCGTCGACAATGTAACCGTTGAATCAACAGGGGCTTCCGTTGCCAATATTCAAAATATACAGGATGGTCTTAATCAGATGGCGATTGTTATGAGTGACGTGGCCTATGATGCAATAGAGGGTACAGGTCAATTTGAAGGCAATCAGGCAGATGTACAGGCGGTAGCAGGTATGTATCAAAACGTTGTTCAAGTCATCGCAATGTCTGATAGCGGAATTGAATCCATAGAAGATTTAGAAGGAAAGCGCGTTGGAGTAGGGAAGGTTGGTTCTGGTGTTGAACAAAGTGCAAAAAAAGTGTTGGAAGCAGTGGATCTGACCTATGATGATTTAGACAAAGTTACACATACTGGATATGCGGACAGTGTTCAGGAAATGAAAAACGGGAATCTGGATGCAGCCTTCTTCACTTCCGGAGTTCCGAACAGTAATATAACAGATATTATGCAGCAGCACGAGGTGAATTTTGTAGAAATTAAAGGAGATGTAGCAAATCGTTTAATGGATACGTATCCATTCTATAAGCCATTTACGATTGAAGCAGGCAATGAAGCTCAATATAACTTGGAGAATGAAGTTCAGACAGTCGGGATTCAGAACATGATTATCGTATCTCCTGATTTAAGTGAGGATGCTGTTTATGACATCACGAAACGCTATTATGACTATCTCGGCACTGATGAAGTAGCTGTTTCAGCTTTAAAACACCTGCCACGTGATGAAATTGCGAAAGGTCTGATTGCACCTTTACACCCTGGCGCCAAGAAATTTTATGAAGAGAAAGGCCTGCTCGAATAA
- a CDS encoding TRAP transporter permease — protein sequence MSQDTKKTKVQEYDRESNTRTTIAKPILLFISILAVFLSLFHLYTSFAGSLVDIRQRSIHLYILMALGFLLYPFRKKGKKKGIAFYDYFTSAAALAVVVYMLITANRIIESGGQINNVDFIVGIVILILLFDITRRVTGWGLALLGLGFLIYGFYVKLSIYPQLTGPVVESVSKQIISHLVYITEGVLGTAVGVSASYIILFILFGAFLSRSGMGQMFNDLALAIAGHTKGGPAKVAVLSSGFLGSINGSAIANVVTTGSFTIPLMKKIGYNKEFSGAVESAASVGGQILPPIMGAAAFIMAENLALPYTQIILAGIIPAFLFYLGILLQIHFRASKKGLTGMPKSELPRLKQVLMERGHLLIPMFFLLYLLFSGKTPFYAAFWSILATVAISGTKKMTGIIGMLSIFLIFQPQITAILTGEVIPNLRENWWELLIVVALPILINLWRKRLKIEAEEVGVKQCIQALEDGARTTIPVGIACGAVGIIVGVASLTGVAIEIANSIVSIGEMVGSPMIQLIITLFLTMLTSIILGMGLPSIPTYIITSTMAAPILLQLPLFQELAGSTEIGVFVAHMFVFYFGIFANITPPVALAAFAGAGIAGGKPNKTGFQAMRLAIAGFIVPFMFVFSHEMLMIDATLLNIIIITVTSILGVFLLSVMMEGYVYRMVPVWLRMISGIAALLLIYPGIMTDLIGAVVFLFILLRNRVNGKTVQHQDTIPSEHNKI from the coding sequence TTGAGTCAGGATACTAAGAAAACAAAAGTACAGGAATATGACCGTGAAAGCAATACACGAACTACCATCGCTAAGCCTATCTTATTATTTATTTCAATCTTAGCGGTGTTTTTATCGTTGTTTCATTTATATACTTCCTTTGCAGGATCGCTGGTTGATATTCGTCAAAGAAGTATCCATTTATATATTTTAATGGCCCTTGGATTTTTGTTATATCCATTTCGAAAAAAAGGGAAAAAGAAAGGAATTGCTTTTTATGATTACTTTACCTCCGCTGCTGCCTTAGCCGTTGTTGTTTATATGCTGATTACTGCCAATCGTATTATTGAATCAGGAGGGCAAATTAATAACGTTGACTTTATTGTGGGCATTGTCATTCTGATACTATTATTCGATATTACGAGAAGAGTTACAGGCTGGGGATTAGCTTTATTGGGACTGGGCTTCTTAATCTATGGCTTTTATGTAAAGCTTTCCATTTACCCCCAATTGACCGGTCCTGTTGTAGAGTCTGTATCAAAACAAATTATTTCTCATTTAGTCTATATTACTGAAGGTGTTTTGGGAACAGCTGTTGGAGTTTCTGCCAGTTATATAATTCTATTTATTTTGTTTGGAGCCTTTCTATCTCGGTCGGGTATGGGACAGATGTTTAATGATTTAGCATTGGCCATTGCCGGACATACAAAAGGAGGACCGGCCAAAGTTGCGGTTCTATCCAGTGGGTTCTTAGGTTCCATTAATGGTTCGGCGATAGCAAACGTTGTAACGACGGGTTCCTTTACAATTCCTTTAATGAAGAAGATTGGTTATAACAAAGAATTTTCCGGAGCTGTTGAATCTGCGGCCAGTGTTGGTGGGCAAATATTACCTCCAATCATGGGGGCTGCAGCATTTATCATGGCTGAGAATCTGGCTTTACCATATACTCAAATTATTTTAGCAGGGATTATTCCAGCCTTTTTATTTTATTTAGGCATTCTTCTGCAAATCCATTTCAGAGCTTCTAAAAAAGGTTTAACGGGTATGCCGAAAAGTGAACTGCCAAGATTGAAACAGGTGCTTATGGAACGAGGTCACTTGCTTATTCCAATGTTTTTTCTGTTGTACTTGTTGTTTTCCGGCAAAACCCCATTTTATGCAGCGTTCTGGTCCATTTTAGCAACAGTCGCTATATCAGGCACGAAAAAGATGACAGGAATCATTGGGATGTTATCGATATTTTTAATTTTTCAGCCACAAATAACGGCAATTCTTACCGGCGAAGTTATCCCGAATTTAAGAGAAAACTGGTGGGAATTATTAATTGTAGTAGCTCTGCCAATCCTGATTAATTTATGGAGAAAAAGGTTGAAAATAGAAGCCGAGGAAGTAGGGGTTAAACAATGTATTCAGGCACTTGAAGATGGAGCACGTACAACGATTCCAGTCGGTATTGCCTGTGGGGCTGTCGGAATTATTGTCGGAGTAGCATCTTTGACTGGTGTTGCCATTGAGATTGCCAACAGTATTGTTAGCATTGGCGAAATGGTTGGAAGTCCAATGATTCAATTAATCATTACTTTATTCCTGACGATGTTGACTTCTATTATCCTGGGAATGGGTCTGCCTAGTATTCCAACTTATATTATTACAAGTACGATGGCTGCACCAATTCTATTACAGCTTCCATTATTTCAAGAGTTGGCAGGATCAACGGAGATAGGGGTATTTGTTGCCCATATGTTTGTCTTCTACTTTGGAATATTCGCCAATATAACGCCCCCTGTTGCGTTAGCTGCCTTTGCTGGTGCGGGTATTGCCGGTGGGAAGCCGAACAAAACCGGTTTTCAGGCTATGCGTCTGGCTATAGCAGGATTTATTGTACCGTTTATGTTTGTCTTTTCTCATGAAATGTTAATGATTGATGCTACACTCTTAAATATTATCATAATAACAGTTACATCCATCTTAGGCGTATTTCTTTTATCTGTCATGATGGAAGGATACGTTTATCGGATGGTTCCTGTCTGGCTCAGAATGATTTCGGGCATTGCAGCTCTCCTTTTGATCTATCCTGGCATTATGACAGATTTAATAGGAGCGGTTGTGTTTCTTTTCATTTTACTTAGAAATCGAGTTAACGGAAAGACTGTTCAACATCAGGATACGATTCCATCCGAACACAATAAAATATAA
- a CDS encoding protein kinase family protein, with amino-acid sequence MKPIGDLVEKVTFHKTRIRSHPDELILIGKGRSAAVFKVANTNKAVKIFYPSCEDLAKQEISIYRQLNNDQYFPAIYGEGGNYFVLEYLSGITFYECLCQGIEITPEMVKRVDQAMNFAKSKGLNPSDTHLKNIILTCHGQVKLIDVARFKQTKECRQWEDLKATYQRFYRLKYFPKKFPKLIIEMIVRLYRYKLLPQSIF; translated from the coding sequence ATGAAACCTATTGGGGATTTGGTTGAGAAGGTGACATTTCACAAAACAAGGATTCGTTCACATCCTGATGAGCTTATCTTAATCGGGAAAGGAAGAAGTGCTGCTGTATTTAAAGTTGCAAATACAAACAAAGCAGTTAAAATATTTTATCCCTCATGCGAAGACCTGGCAAAGCAGGAAATAAGTATTTACAGGCAATTAAATAACGATCAGTATTTCCCTGCCATTTACGGTGAAGGCGGGAATTACTTTGTCTTAGAATATTTATCCGGGATTACCTTTTATGAGTGTCTCTGTCAGGGAATTGAAATTACTCCTGAGATGGTAAAACGGGTAGATCAGGCGATGAATTTTGCCAAATCAAAAGGATTAAACCCCTCGGATACTCACTTGAAAAATATCATTCTAACCTGTCATGGGCAGGTAAAGCTTATTGATGTTGCCCGCTTTAAACAAACCAAAGAGTGCAGGCAGTGGGAAGATTTGAAGGCCACTTATCAGAGATTTTATCGATTGAAATATTTTCCGAAAAAGTTTCCAAAGCTTATTATTGAAATGATAGTACGTCTATATCGATATAAACTGCTGCCTCAGTCTATTTTCTAA